A DNA window from Tenuifilaceae bacterium CYCD contains the following coding sequences:
- a CDS encoding 2-nitropropane dioxygenase, whose protein sequence is MDELVIGDIKVKYPIIQGGMGVAISLSGLASAVANAGGIGIISASGIGMRQPDYAKHSREANKRALQKEIRKTRSLTNGVIGVNIMMALTDHEELIKTSIEENIDLIILGAGLPLRIPGMIAEAGYKNYHTKLAIKVSSAKAAKLIFQYWSSKYRCIPDAVVVEGPLAGGHLGFKKEELGSEVIPLAQLVQETVQEIAPYENEYQKEVPVIAAGGIYTGEDMYNIMQAGAKGVKLGTRFVATHECDASLKFKESYIACNKEDLTIIKSPVGLPGRAINNNFIERINLGQTHPFKCHWNCLSSCNFKEAPYCIAQALLNAAEGKMAEGFAFAGANAYKVDKIQHVSEVIDELVTGYHNASLSKHFVAKNAIRTSSMNVSIAV, encoded by the coding sequence ATGGACGAATTAGTTATTGGTGATATCAAGGTAAAGTATCCCATTATTCAAGGAGGAATGGGTGTAGCTATTTCATTATCGGGTTTGGCATCGGCAGTGGCCAACGCTGGAGGTATAGGTATAATATCGGCCTCAGGAATTGGGATGCGGCAACCCGATTATGCTAAACATTCCCGCGAAGCCAACAAAAGAGCGCTACAAAAAGAAATCCGAAAAACCCGGAGTCTCACCAATGGTGTTATCGGGGTTAATATCATGATGGCTCTTACCGATCATGAGGAACTTATAAAAACATCTATCGAAGAAAATATCGATCTGATTATTTTAGGAGCTGGCCTACCATTACGAATTCCAGGAATGATAGCCGAAGCAGGCTACAAGAATTATCATACCAAATTAGCCATTAAGGTATCATCGGCAAAGGCAGCCAAACTCATTTTCCAATACTGGTCTAGCAAATACAGATGCATACCCGATGCAGTAGTTGTGGAAGGCCCTTTGGCCGGAGGTCATCTTGGCTTTAAAAAGGAGGAACTTGGCAGCGAAGTAATACCCTTAGCGCAGCTAGTACAAGAGACAGTACAGGAGATTGCACCATATGAGAATGAATACCAAAAGGAAGTACCAGTGATTGCCGCTGGCGGTATTTATACGGGCGAAGATATGTATAACATTATGCAGGCCGGCGCTAAAGGAGTTAAGCTGGGCACCCGGTTTGTGGCCACACACGAATGCGATGCATCGCTGAAATTCAAGGAGAGCTATATAGCCTGCAACAAGGAGGATTTAACTATAATAAAGAGTCCGGTTGGGCTACCAGGCCGAGCAATTAACAATAACTTTATTGAACGGATAAACCTGGGACAAACCCATCCCTTTAAGTGCCATTGGAACTGTTTAAGTTCCTGCAATTTCAAAGAAGCACCTTACTGTATTGCACAAGCATTGCTTAACGCTGCCGAAGGAAAAATGGCCGAAGGGTTTGCATTTGCTGGAGCAAATGCCTATAAAGTGGATAAAATACAACATGTATCGGAAGTTATCGATGAATTGGTAACTGGATACCATAATGCATCTTTAAGTAAACATTTCGTTGCTAAAAATGCGATCAGAACATCTTCAATGAATGTTAGTATTGCGGTGTAA
- a CDS encoding TonB-dependent receptor — protein MKNVLFAILIITFPLALFSQKSSEPVFKLRGQVSDSTSNVSIPYATITILNDSDNSIEKQMATDADGVFETSLNSSGNYVIVANSIGYNSIRKPIEVKSFDKLLDVGKLALSQATVELGEVQVVGLKPLVKVEADKLTYNADADPDTKTSNALDLLKKVPLITVDGEDNVQLKGSSNYKVFMNGKPSTMATNNTKDFLKNLPASSIKNIEVITSPGAKYDAEGVGGIINIITQKKILNGYTGSVNAGVNNLGVVNGGISYSATFGKLGVSTSLYNYYQDNPYYRNSTFRIDTSNYTSTTDGKSKYKGMSPWGEGELSYEIDSLNLINASFGFWYAKNKNLSSSTRSEVDLTTKEYRLSNETKYVWGEPEGSIDYQRISKRNKDQIFTLSYKVNSNPEKSDGESVIDNVVNYYESWRKSKNDASSTEHTFQADYVKPFALDYKLEIGLKYILRKNSSETDAYYYDYANQQFVYDPTQINDFDYTQNIYAAYLSGSKSIKKLSLKAGLRVENVNTDGTFTASSYTDFENSNFEYVPSASMSYQMNEASSIRLSYSKRIQRPDIWYLNPFVNDLDPTNISYGNPKLDPERFHNFELNVGRFSKAGSINFTLYNSFSNNGIDRITSLKDGALVTTYGNVDKIQTWGVSSYASLRFGQKINVNINGSVNYNSIDSQEGLGLRSDGWGYNVYGNVQYLLPKGFKVSAYGMCFKRAAQLQTSVSTFYNMGLSVSKSMLKEKMTISLSARNIFWDKMKYTYTVEGVSYRQESEMYRSGRNFGIYISYRFGEMNTQLKKTQRGINNDDVKKGESGGSSGGN, from the coding sequence ATGAAAAATGTACTTTTTGCTATTCTGATTATTACATTTCCTTTGGCTTTATTTTCTCAAAAAAGTTCTGAACCAGTTTTTAAGTTAAGGGGACAGGTGTCCGATTCTACTAGTAATGTTAGTATTCCCTATGCAACTATTACTATTCTAAATGATTCCGATAATTCTATTGAAAAGCAGATGGCAACTGATGCCGATGGTGTGTTTGAAACATCACTTAATTCATCGGGAAATTATGTGATTGTGGCCAATTCCATAGGCTATAACTCCATTCGAAAACCCATAGAGGTGAAAAGTTTCGACAAACTATTAGATGTTGGTAAACTTGCATTGAGTCAGGCGACGGTTGAACTTGGAGAGGTGCAAGTGGTAGGGCTGAAACCTTTGGTTAAAGTTGAGGCCGATAAGCTTACCTATAACGCCGATGCCGATCCGGATACTAAAACCTCGAATGCCCTTGATTTGTTGAAAAAAGTTCCGCTTATCACGGTGGATGGCGAGGATAATGTTCAACTAAAGGGATCGAGTAACTATAAGGTGTTTATGAACGGGAAGCCATCGACTATGGCTACCAATAATACGAAGGACTTTTTGAAAAATCTACCTGCAAGTTCAATTAAGAATATCGAGGTGATTACATCGCCTGGGGCAAAGTACGATGCCGAGGGTGTTGGCGGAATCATTAACATAATTACCCAAAAGAAAATTCTGAACGGTTATACCGGTAGCGTGAATGCTGGGGTAAACAATCTTGGCGTGGTTAATGGCGGTATTAGTTACTCTGCAACATTTGGAAAACTTGGCGTGTCTACAAGTCTGTATAACTACTATCAGGATAATCCATATTACAGGAACTCAACCTTTAGGATTGATACCTCAAACTACACATCAACAACGGATGGAAAGTCGAAATATAAAGGGATGAGCCCCTGGGGTGAGGGTGAACTAAGCTACGAGATAGATAGCTTAAACCTGATTAATGCCTCGTTCGGATTTTGGTATGCCAAAAACAAAAATTTATCGAGTTCTACAAGGAGTGAGGTCGATTTAACTACGAAGGAATATCGCCTGAGCAACGAAACTAAATATGTGTGGGGCGAGCCCGAGGGGAGTATCGATTACCAGCGTATTTCGAAGCGAAATAAGGATCAGATTTTCACACTTTCGTACAAGGTGAATAGCAATCCGGAGAAAAGTGATGGTGAGTCGGTGATTGATAATGTTGTTAATTACTACGAATCGTGGCGTAAGTCTAAAAATGATGCATCTAGCACTGAGCATACTTTTCAGGCAGACTATGTTAAGCCGTTTGCGCTGGATTATAAGCTGGAAATTGGGCTGAAGTACATCCTGCGTAAGAATAGTAGCGAAACCGATGCCTACTACTACGATTACGCGAATCAGCAATTCGTGTACGATCCAACGCAGATTAACGATTTTGATTACACCCAGAATATTTACGCCGCTTACCTTTCGGGCAGCAAGTCTATCAAAAAACTTAGCCTAAAAGCCGGGCTTAGGGTTGAGAATGTGAATACCGATGGCACATTTACCGCCAGCAGCTATACCGATTTTGAAAACTCAAACTTTGAGTATGTACCCTCGGCTTCCATGTCGTACCAAATGAATGAGGCTAGCAGTATTCGGTTATCGTATAGTAAGCGAATACAGCGCCCCGACATATGGTATCTTAACCCGTTTGTTAACGATTTGGATCCAACGAATATATCCTATGGAAATCCAAAGCTCGATCCTGAACGGTTCCACAACTTTGAACTTAACGTTGGGCGGTTCTCTAAAGCGGGGAGCATAAATTTTACGCTATACAATTCATTCTCGAATAATGGAATCGATAGGATTACAAGTTTAAAGGACGGGGCTCTTGTAACAACCTACGGGAATGTGGATAAAATTCAGACCTGGGGCGTTTCGTCGTATGCATCGTTAAGGTTTGGCCAAAAAATAAATGTTAATATTAACGGTTCGGTTAATTACAACAGTATCGACAGTCAGGAGGGTCTGGGGTTGCGGAGCGATGGCTGGGGGTATAATGTTTACGGGAATGTGCAGTACCTTTTGCCCAAAGGGTTTAAGGTGTCGGCCTATGGGATGTGCTTTAAGCGTGCAGCCCAGCTGCAAACCAGCGTGAGCACTTTCTACAACATGGGTTTGTCGGTGAGCAAGAGTATGCTGAAGGAAAAAATGACGATAAGCCTGAGCGCCCGGAATATTTTCTGGGATAAAATGAAGTACACCTACACCGTTGAGGGTGTTTCGTATCGTCAGGAATCTGAGATGTACCGTTCGGGTCGTAATTTTGGTATATACATCAGCTATCGGTTTGGCGAAATGAATACTCAACTGAAAAAGACTCAGCGTGGAATTAACAACGATGATGTGAAGAAAGGTGAGAGCGGTGGAAGCTCTGGCGGAAATTAA
- the speE gene encoding spermidine synthase — protein MRRIDNILSYIYPITIELTSSARNPVLEIMLYCGKYSLNSEYTNYSFGSLHTLFVKTFRRLNLNWNPINTALILGFGTGSVAEIVHGYKSNCMIDGVEIDPKVLELGEKYFNIKTLKNITIHCTSAAQYVSECHKKYDLIVIDTYVDTNVPEEVETEQFIHSLKNILNSQGMVVFNKFVNSKTSRNQLPLLKELYGKTFENLKVMTVMSTGKIFIAQKQPE, from the coding sequence ATGCGAAGAATCGATAACATCCTAAGCTACATCTACCCTATTACCATTGAGCTAACCAGTAGCGCGCGGAATCCTGTTCTCGAAATTATGCTTTACTGCGGAAAGTACTCGCTGAACAGCGAGTACACAAACTACTCCTTTGGATCGCTTCACACCCTGTTCGTAAAAACTTTCAGGAGGCTAAACCTCAATTGGAATCCGATAAACACAGCCCTTATCCTTGGATTCGGAACTGGTAGCGTTGCCGAAATTGTTCACGGATATAAATCGAATTGCATGATTGATGGCGTGGAAATCGACCCAAAGGTTCTGGAACTGGGCGAAAAGTACTTCAACATAAAAACGCTAAAGAATATCACCATTCATTGTACCAGCGCGGCTCAATATGTAAGTGAATGCCACAAAAAGTACGACTTGATTGTAATTGATACCTATGTAGACACCAATGTACCCGAGGAGGTAGAAACAGAGCAATTCATCCATTCTCTCAAAAACATACTAAACAGCCAGGGAATGGTGGTATTCAACAAGTTTGTCAACTCCAAAACAAGCCGTAACCAGCTGCCATTGCTGAAAGAGCTCTACGGGAAAACATTTGAGAATCTAAAGGTGATGACGGTAATGAGTACAGGAAAAATATTTATTGCTCAAAAACAACCCGAATAG
- a CDS encoding DNA-directed RNA polymerase sigma-70 factor — protein sequence MDKEEFKKEILPLSEKMYRLSFRLLNDTELSKDCVQESFLKLWENRGRLKQLDSIQAFAFTIVRNTCIDKLRKVKRINESSKEMPNHTVESNYDFVESKVLIQQLIQNLPQQQRLIIELRDIEEFEFEEIADTLNLSVNNVRASLSIARKKIKDELTKIYSYGVAKD from the coding sequence ATGGATAAGGAGGAGTTCAAAAAGGAGATATTACCGCTGAGCGAGAAGATGTATCGTTTATCGTTTAGGCTTCTTAATGATACTGAATTATCAAAGGATTGTGTTCAAGAATCGTTCTTAAAATTATGGGAAAACAGAGGTAGGCTCAAACAACTCGACAGTATACAGGCCTTTGCGTTTACTATTGTGCGCAACACTTGTATAGATAAGTTGAGGAAAGTTAAGCGCATTAATGAATCATCGAAGGAGATGCCTAACCATACCGTTGAATCGAATTACGATTTTGTGGAGAGTAAGGTGCTGATACAGCAATTGATTCAGAATTTACCCCAACAGCAAAGGCTGATTATTGAACTGAGAGATATTGAAGAGTTCGAGTTCGAGGAAATTGCCGATACGCTAAATTTATCGGTAAACAACGTTAGAGCCAGCCTCTCAATTGCAAGGAAGAAAATAAAGGATGAGTTAACTAAAATATACAGCTATGGAGTCGCAAAGGATTAA
- the mgsA_2 gene encoding methylglyoxal synthase gives MNKHKTIALVAHDNRKADMVEWVEWNWEKLLKHKLICTGTTGRLVEEALTRMVGKHIDDHLQLTRLKSGPLGGDQQLGAYIAEGKIEVLIFFWDPMQAQPHDVDVKALLRIATVYNIPTATNRSTADFMISSPLIEQEYNPKIKDYSKYINRTI, from the coding sequence GTGAATAAGCATAAAACAATTGCCCTTGTTGCGCACGATAATCGCAAGGCCGACATGGTTGAATGGGTAGAATGGAACTGGGAAAAGCTACTAAAGCACAAGTTAATCTGTACCGGCACAACCGGGAGATTGGTTGAAGAGGCTCTCACCAGAATGGTAGGTAAACATATTGATGACCATCTACAGTTAACCCGCCTTAAATCGGGTCCACTCGGCGGCGATCAGCAACTTGGAGCATATATTGCCGAAGGCAAAATTGAAGTGTTGATATTCTTTTGGGATCCCATGCAAGCCCAGCCCCACGACGTTGACGTAAAAGCATTACTCCGTATTGCTACAGTTTACAACATTCCAACCGCAACTAATAGATCAACTGCCGATTTCATGATTAGCTCGCCGCTAATTGAACAGGAGTATAATCCTAAAATAAAGGACTACTCCAAGTATATAAACAGAACCATTTAA
- a CDS encoding (4Fe-4S)-binding protein, whose product MTIYRQLTIYYFSGTGNSRNVATWFSAVAEKMGIPSTTSNISEINRLSVPPPSLNSLIVFTSPVHGFNYPPVMLNFIARFPKGKNKVLLMNTRAGMLIGKWNVPGLSGITFLLSSLILKLKGYSIVGMVPVDLPSNWISLHPGLNDKTIKTLHEKNKGRVVSCAQKILTGKKDFRALHEIVQDIVITPISLGYYLVGRFVFAKTFYASSDCNRCDLCINQCPVKAIVKIDSRPFWTFKCESCMHCISHCPKRAIETAHGFIISYAIAASFITAIFFKYFDSLFFEIKNVFIQNVVEIIIFLFFLGIFYRAVHYLMRLKPFERLMVYTSLTKYKFWGNRYRALKEK is encoded by the coding sequence ATGACCATATATCGCCAACTTACCATTTACTACTTTTCCGGAACAGGCAACTCCCGGAATGTTGCCACATGGTTTTCGGCTGTTGCCGAAAAAATGGGTATACCCAGCACCACCAGCAATATCTCGGAAATTAACCGATTATCGGTACCCCCACCGTCACTCAATTCGTTAATTGTTTTCACATCACCGGTGCATGGATTCAACTACCCCCCGGTTATGCTTAACTTCATAGCCCGTTTCCCGAAAGGGAAAAACAAAGTGCTGCTGATGAATACCCGTGCCGGCATGCTAATAGGAAAATGGAACGTACCAGGACTCTCGGGAATCACATTCCTGCTGTCGTCGCTGATACTAAAACTAAAAGGATACTCCATTGTAGGCATGGTTCCGGTTGATCTACCGTCGAACTGGATATCGCTACACCCCGGGCTAAACGACAAAACCATAAAAACACTTCACGAAAAGAACAAAGGAAGAGTTGTTAGCTGCGCCCAGAAGATACTTACAGGAAAGAAAGATTTTAGGGCGTTACACGAGATAGTGCAGGACATTGTTATTACACCTATATCTCTGGGATACTACCTCGTGGGTCGATTTGTTTTTGCAAAAACCTTCTACGCCTCGTCCGATTGCAACCGCTGCGATTTATGTATTAACCAATGCCCCGTGAAAGCCATAGTTAAAATCGACTCGCGCCCATTCTGGACATTTAAGTGCGAGAGCTGCATGCACTGCATAAGCCATTGCCCCAAAAGGGCCATTGAAACAGCCCATGGATTTATTATTTCGTATGCCATTGCCGCATCGTTTATAACAGCAATATTCTTTAAGTACTTTGACTCGCTATTCTTCGAAATCAAAAATGTATTCATCCAAAACGTGGTTGAAATTATCATATTCCTATTTTTTCTGGGGATATTCTACCGCGCAGTGCATTACTTAATGCGATTAAAACCCTTTGAGCGGTTGATGGTTTACACCTCGCTAACAAAATACAAGTTCTGGGGCAATCGATACCGAGCGTTGAAGGAAAAGTAA
- a CDS encoding phospholipid phosphatase has product MFMQKMALVVIGLLLGNLALGYHRSDTSVVMQGKYEYRFSYKSLIVPSSLILYGAVGTYVNPFKQWNVEIRDAVVANVARSYHADDYLRYAPYASVYLLDAIGLKAKHRFVDRSIIALSTYMLTSYSVGAIKGLTHILRPDSSLYTSFPSGHTAIAFAGAEFLWQEYKDQSIWIGIAGYSTATVVGVMRIINNKHWLTDVVAAAGFGMLCTKTVYVVHEKVKYKVANRKVEAMIFPYFYKDHMGMSFSLRF; this is encoded by the coding sequence ATGTTTATGCAAAAAATGGCATTAGTTGTAATCGGCCTGTTGCTTGGAAATTTAGCTTTGGGCTATCACCGTTCCGATACTTCAGTGGTAATGCAGGGTAAATACGAATATCGGTTTAGTTACAAGAGCCTAATAGTTCCTTCGTCGCTTATCCTGTATGGTGCTGTTGGTACATATGTAAATCCCTTTAAACAGTGGAATGTGGAGATAAGAGATGCTGTGGTTGCTAATGTAGCTCGGTCGTACCATGCCGATGATTACTTAAGATATGCACCCTATGCTTCGGTTTATCTACTTGATGCCATAGGCTTAAAGGCAAAGCATCGGTTTGTTGATCGTTCCATTATTGCACTTTCTACTTATATGCTAACTTCGTACTCGGTTGGGGCAATCAAGGGACTTACACATATACTACGTCCCGATAGTAGTTTGTACACGTCATTTCCATCGGGCCATACGGCCATTGCATTTGCTGGTGCCGAATTTCTGTGGCAGGAGTATAAAGATCAATCGATATGGATCGGAATTGCTGGTTACTCTACAGCCACAGTTGTGGGGGTAATGCGAATAATTAACAATAAGCACTGGTTAACCGATGTTGTTGCGGCTGCAGGATTTGGCATGCTATGTACCAAAACGGTTTATGTTGTGCACGAAAAGGTTAAATACAAAGTGGCAAATCGTAAAGTTGAAGCAATGATATTTCCATATTTCTATAAGGATCATATGGGGATGAGTTTTTCTCTAAGGTTTTAA
- a CDS encoding cold-shock protein, with the protein MGRKNVSFGKKEVQAKNEKKRKDKEQKRLDRKQQTRDGNNLDDMIAYVDQYGNITSTPPDLTQKEEINVEDIAIGVPRNVVSDVDEKIRKGVVTFFDNSKKFGFIKDTANGQDIFVHVNGLLESVTENDKVTFEITKGLKGFNAINVKIDRDITNAQQ; encoded by the coding sequence ATGGGTAGAAAAAATGTATCGTTTGGAAAAAAAGAAGTACAAGCAAAAAACGAAAAGAAAAGGAAAGACAAGGAGCAGAAAAGGCTCGACAGAAAACAGCAAACCCGCGATGGTAATAATTTGGATGATATGATTGCGTATGTGGATCAGTACGGCAATATAACATCCACACCGCCCGATTTAACCCAAAAGGAAGAAATCAATGTTGAAGACATTGCCATTGGGGTTCCCCGAAACGTAGTATCCGATGTCGATGAAAAAATCAGAAAAGGCGTTGTAACATTCTTTGATAATTCAAAAAAGTTCGGATTTATTAAAGATACTGCTAACGGACAAGATATATTTGTACATGTAAATGGTCTGTTGGAATCTGTAACCGAGAATGATAAAGTAACATTTGAGATTACAAAAGGACTTAAAGGCTTTAATGCTATTAACGTAAAGATAGACCGAGATATAACCAATGCTCAACAATGA
- a CDS encoding MATE family efflux transporter, whose product MRQAKDFTQGNIGKQIINLALPIMGTAFIQMAYNMTDILWIGHVGSGAAAAVGAAGFFLWLANAFVYTTKVGAEVTIAQSLGSGDGHMALRYARHALFIAIIMGIAYGLFVFTFSSNLVAFFHLGNEAVNSDMEAYLKIVAPGMLFSFLNPTYSGMYNGSGLSRIPFNANAIGLIINIILDPLLIYGIGPFPRMEVEGAAYATLISQGVVTAIFYLYSRSMKSPFRDMLTGFKPDRALFGRIFRIGIPVSAQSGLFAVFAMILARIAGGWGPIGVAVQSVGAQIEAISWMTASGFSTALSSFVGQNYGAKNFKRIRLGYYRTLGITLSIGLVTSLLFIVFGEYIFGFFIPEPSAMAEGGLYLRILGYSQLLMILEITTAGAFNGMGKTLPPSITGIVLNGLRIPMALGLSAAIGLSGVWWSITISSWLKGIVLFVWFAVVLLRLPIIREKYSLPQKLFFHIIPNRTRQQFFDGCCD is encoded by the coding sequence TTGAGACAGGCTAAAGATTTTACACAGGGAAATATAGGCAAGCAAATTATCAATTTGGCATTGCCTATTATGGGGACGGCGTTTATCCAGATGGCCTACAACATGACCGATATACTTTGGATCGGCCATGTGGGAAGTGGTGCGGCGGCTGCGGTTGGTGCCGCAGGATTCTTTTTATGGCTTGCCAATGCATTTGTTTATACCACTAAGGTTGGAGCCGAGGTAACCATTGCTCAAAGTTTAGGCTCAGGCGATGGACATATGGCTTTACGATATGCCCGACATGCGCTGTTTATAGCCATTATAATGGGGATTGCTTATGGTTTATTCGTATTTACATTCAGCTCAAATCTAGTAGCATTTTTCCATCTTGGGAATGAGGCTGTAAATAGCGATATGGAGGCCTACCTTAAAATTGTTGCTCCGGGTATGTTGTTTTCGTTTCTTAACCCTACCTACTCTGGAATGTACAATGGGAGCGGCTTGTCTCGAATACCGTTTAATGCCAATGCTATTGGCTTAATTATTAATATAATCCTCGATCCTTTATTGATATACGGCATTGGACCATTTCCCAGAATGGAGGTTGAAGGGGCTGCCTATGCAACGTTGATTTCGCAGGGAGTTGTTACAGCTATATTTTATCTATACTCTCGTTCTATGAAGTCTCCATTTCGTGATATGCTCACCGGTTTTAAGCCCGATAGGGCTTTGTTTGGACGTATTTTTAGGATAGGAATTCCTGTGTCGGCGCAAAGCGGATTGTTTGCAGTATTTGCTATGATTCTTGCCCGCATTGCCGGTGGTTGGGGGCCAATTGGGGTGGCTGTGCAAAGCGTTGGTGCCCAAATTGAAGCAATCTCGTGGATGACTGCGTCTGGCTTTTCAACGGCGCTATCAAGTTTTGTTGGACAAAATTATGGGGCAAAAAATTTTAAACGGATTAGGTTGGGGTACTACCGAACGCTGGGAATAACCCTATCTATTGGATTAGTTACCTCTCTGCTTTTTATAGTATTTGGAGAGTACATCTTTGGTTTTTTTATTCCAGAACCGAGCGCAATGGCCGAAGGTGGTCTCTACTTGAGAATTCTTGGATACTCACAGTTACTAATGATTCTTGAGATTACCACAGCTGGTGCATTTAATGGAATGGGAAAAACCCTACCTCCATCGATAACCGGAATTGTATTGAATGGATTGCGAATTCCTATGGCTCTAGGTCTTTCGGCGGCAATTGGATTGAGCGGTGTTTGGTGGAGTATAACCATATCGAGCTGGTTAAAGGGTATTGTTCTTTTTGTATGGTTTGCAGTAGTGCTGTTGAGACTTCCAATTATTAGGGAGAAGTATTCGCTACCCCAGAAACTTTTTTTTCATATTATTCCCAATAGAACTCGTCAGCAGTTTTTTGATGGGTGTTGCGATTAG
- a CDS encoding MFS transporter, which yields MFRYLDINSYFQKVGFAFRALKSPNFRLFFYGQTVSLLGTFVQNLALGWLIYRLTDSSFLLGLIGFAGQIPSLVLTPFAGVYADRLNRRKVLVITQAISMVMAFLLAFLFFTDRIEIWHIIAISIVNGMSLAFDTPFRHAFLLEMVGEKDLLQNAIALNSTLINAARFIGPTLGGFLIAWMGEGYCFLINGVSFLAVIASLLSMKVIPLNRGKQRGPIVRELFEGLQYSFDFKPIRYMLYFVVAMGFLGLPFQVFLPVFARDILHGDSQMLGYLTGAMGAGALTGAFYLASRKGMCGIPRVILLTSFTAGLGLVAFSLSTNPILSIILVFFTGFGMIAQFAATNTLIQHIVDDDKRGRVVALYGMSFMGVTPIGSLLLGAVTPWVGVQITFVGAGVFCLLATFAFAKRIPVIRKEVCE from the coding sequence ATGTTCCGATACCTTGACATAAATTCTTACTTCCAGAAGGTTGGATTTGCTTTTCGAGCTCTAAAAAGCCCAAATTTTAGGCTGTTCTTTTACGGGCAAACAGTGTCATTGTTGGGAACTTTTGTTCAGAACCTAGCCTTGGGCTGGTTAATTTACCGATTGACCGATTCTTCGTTTTTGTTGGGTTTAATTGGTTTTGCGGGACAAATACCATCGCTTGTGCTAACTCCATTTGCAGGGGTTTATGCCGATAGGTTAAACAGACGGAAAGTGCTGGTTATAACCCAGGCAATATCCATGGTTATGGCCTTTTTGCTAGCCTTTTTGTTTTTCACCGATAGAATAGAGATTTGGCATATTATAGCAATTTCAATTGTCAATGGCATGTCGTTAGCGTTCGATACTCCGTTTAGGCATGCTTTTCTGCTCGAGATGGTAGGTGAGAAGGATCTGCTACAGAATGCAATTGCGCTAAACTCAACCCTAATTAATGCGGCTCGCTTTATTGGCCCAACTCTTGGCGGTTTTTTGATTGCGTGGATGGGAGAGGGGTATTGCTTTTTAATTAATGGAGTTAGTTTCTTGGCAGTAATTGCTTCATTGCTATCAATGAAAGTTATTCCGCTTAACAGAGGTAAGCAGCGTGGTCCAATTGTGCGTGAGTTGTTTGAGGGTTTACAGTACTCATTCGATTTTAAACCTATCCGGTATATGCTCTATTTTGTAGTAGCGATGGGTTTTCTTGGATTGCCTTTTCAGGTTTTCTTGCCAGTATTTGCAAGGGATATTCTCCATGGCGATTCTCAAATGCTTGGATACTTAACCGGAGCAATGGGGGCTGGAGCGTTGACTGGGGCTTTTTATTTGGCTTCGCGTAAGGGGATGTGTGGTATTCCAAGGGTGATTCTGTTAACCTCATTTACAGCAGGGCTAGGACTAGTGGCGTTTTCGCTTTCAACTAATCCAATTCTATCAATAATATTGGTATTCTTCACTGGCTTTGGAATGATTGCACAGTTTGCTGCAACCAATACACTTATACAACACATTGTTGATGACGATAAGCGCGGACGAGTGGTTGCTCTTTACGGAATGTCGTTTATGGGAGTAACTCCAATCGGAAGTCTGCTCCTGGGTGCTGTTACCCCTTGGGTTGGGGTTCAAATAACGTTTGTTGGGGCAGGAGTATTCTGCTTGCTGGCAACATTTGCCTTTGCAAAACGAATTCCAGTAATTCGGAAGGAAGTATGCGAATAA